In a genomic window of Niallia taxi:
- a CDS encoding GntR family transcriptional regulator, translating to MDRLKEDSSISLKDQVKKIIRDEIIINKLKPGERIVETEVAKRLGISQVPVREALRGLEEEGLIRTVKYKGAFVTEINKTEMYHIFSLRASIETDAIEIVTPNLTNQKLGVLYDIVEQMKNEKPDYLLQAKLDMEFHRTIIAWAEIATFDRIWSMLNSHIQRYITILNPEIRILPQEVHTYHLELVEVLKQKDIQKSKEVFRQHIMKMVL from the coding sequence ATGGATAGATTAAAAGAAGATTCGTCAATATCGTTAAAAGATCAAGTGAAGAAAATTATTCGTGACGAAATTATTATTAATAAATTAAAACCAGGTGAACGGATCGTAGAAACAGAGGTTGCCAAAAGACTTGGGATTAGCCAAGTTCCTGTTCGGGAGGCCCTAAGAGGCTTAGAGGAAGAAGGACTTATTCGTACAGTTAAGTATAAAGGTGCCTTTGTAACAGAGATAAATAAGACTGAAATGTATCACATTTTTTCGTTGCGAGCATCCATTGAGACAGATGCAATTGAAATAGTCACGCCAAATCTGACAAATCAAAAGCTTGGAGTGCTGTATGATATTGTCGAGCAAATGAAGAATGAAAAGCCGGATTATTTGCTTCAGGCTAAATTGGATATGGAATTTCACCGCACCATTATTGCTTGGGCAGAAATAGCAACATTCGATAGAATATGGTCCATGCTGAATAGTCATATTCAGCGTTATATTACCATTCTCAATCCAGAAATCAGAATACTGCCTCAAGAAGTGCATACATACCATTTAGAGCTAGTAGAAGTATTAAAGCAAAAGGATATTCAAAAATCCAAGGAAGTATTTAGGCAGCATATTATGAAAATGGTTCTGTAA
- a CDS encoding LysR family transcriptional regulator — protein sequence MESHELKIFKHVAGLQSISKAAEKLGYVQPNVSQRIKNLENELGVRLFMRNNRGVTLTEEGKKLLDYTNEILQLIDEAKTAVNPNKWREPLKIGASQTISAVKIPHLLSSFLKEYNNIDVKVRTNNNLTLEEMLFYGEVDGIFVNSSKNITNCDIIYSYFEKIVLITPKLNPFDINSSYTLIVNSDVNCIYRKQLLELSKESNFHSSNIIEFDSLESIIQAVHDGLGISIIPADIAENRKGTKEIIFTELPKRIQVDFLIKNKKQQTPGLKKFIRFLQINNNKS from the coding sequence TTGGAAAGTCATGAATTAAAGATTTTCAAACACGTTGCAGGACTGCAATCAATATCTAAAGCTGCTGAAAAGTTAGGATATGTACAACCAAATGTTAGTCAACGGATAAAGAATTTAGAAAATGAACTAGGTGTTCGGTTATTTATGCGAAATAATCGGGGAGTAACATTGACTGAAGAAGGGAAAAAATTATTAGATTATACAAATGAAATATTACAATTAATAGACGAAGCTAAGACAGCTGTTAATCCTAATAAATGGAGAGAACCATTAAAGATAGGGGCCTCTCAAACAATTTCTGCAGTTAAAATTCCTCACTTACTTTCTTCTTTTTTAAAAGAATATAATAATATAGATGTGAAGGTAAGAACAAATAATAATTTGACGTTAGAAGAAATGCTTTTCTATGGTGAAGTTGATGGTATATTTGTAAATAGTAGCAAAAATATAACTAATTGCGATATTATTTATAGTTACTTTGAGAAAATTGTACTAATAACTCCTAAACTTAATCCTTTTGACATTAATTCTAGTTATACGTTAATAGTTAATAGTGATGTAAATTGCATATATAGAAAACAATTATTGGAGTTGTCCAAAGAAAGCAACTTTCATAGTTCCAATATCATTGAGTTTGATTCACTAGAATCCATTATTCAAGCAGTTCATGATGGACTAGGTATTAGCATAATACCTGCAGACATTGCAGAAAATCGAAAAGGTACAAAGGAAATCATATTCACAGAATTACCTAAGAGAATACAAGTAGACTTTTTAATCAAGAATAAAAAACAGCAAACACCGGGTCTAAAAAAATTCATTCGCTTTTTGCAAATAAACAACAATAAAAGTTAA
- a CDS encoding protein-glutamine gamma-glutamyltransferase encodes MIQVMGKSFEFQENLELDQVEKNIMQFMQEDNIVYSYNSSRELLFEIKVRKNIINSARAMNEARPEFTIFEQARCNPNYWKLTKAGGFLLRPDVRPSDAIMDIFKNSSLYAFECATASVIIYYYATLQTLGHHIFNAYFQGLYLYSWHTDTDLGLVTFHSSGFLPGDIVYFDNPDFNPQTPWFRGVNAILLDDSSFFGHGFSIKTNEKIVQVLNKQRRQGSNRSAALTSLLTRPSFSRLSALTNRQPTSIDFKIKQPFVHHNLSSISLLNYNNYLISLGFQFF; translated from the coding sequence GTGATACAAGTAATGGGTAAATCCTTTGAATTCCAAGAAAATTTGGAATTAGATCAAGTTGAGAAAAACATAATGCAATTTATGCAAGAAGATAATATTGTATATTCTTATAATTCTTCAAGAGAATTACTATTTGAAATAAAAGTACGGAAAAATATTATTAACAGCGCAAGAGCAATGAATGAAGCCAGGCCTGAATTTACTATTTTCGAGCAAGCTCGATGTAACCCAAATTACTGGAAATTAACGAAGGCTGGTGGTTTTCTACTGAGACCGGATGTTAGGCCTTCTGATGCAATTATGGACATTTTTAAGAACAGTTCGCTGTATGCGTTTGAATGTGCTACAGCTTCTGTGATTATCTATTACTATGCTACGTTACAGACCCTTGGTCATCATATATTCAATGCTTATTTTCAAGGACTTTATCTTTACAGCTGGCATACTGATACTGACCTCGGTCTCGTTACATTTCATTCAAGTGGTTTTTTACCTGGTGACATTGTTTACTTCGATAATCCCGACTTTAACCCACAAACACCTTGGTTTAGAGGGGTAAATGCCATACTTCTCGATGACTCAAGCTTTTTCGGACACGGATTTTCTATTAAAACTAATGAAAAAATAGTTCAGGTTCTCAATAAACAGAGAAGGCAAGGGAGTAATCGTTCCGCAGCCCTAACAAGTTTGTTGACAAGACCTTCTTTTTCTCGTTTATCAGCATTGACAAACAGACAACCGACTAGCATTGACTTCAAAATAAAACAGCCTTTCGTACACCATAACCTCAGTTCCATTTCATTACTAAATTACAATAATTATTTAATTTCATTGGGATTTCAGTTCTTCTAA
- a CDS encoding HEAT repeat domain-containing protein has protein sequence MNKKELQDLINEMDGEDTIYNEEDGTYTNEGAPSWNAYEKVRELTDTTYISYLIDMLKTSKKESLKSNIYFALGKIGANTGDKRVVDILLKQIDKETNKHTLESILMSIEEQAVIPDASSIIKCLEDDRWVVRHSAISALGRCKSSDVEDALIEVITKSQDEYDLYYALGSLSKIGSAKSIPYILPLFTNTKGEVRRSAVSALDSLGGAAYLPLYIEALGDRSPHVKSYALLAIKNHGDKTAIDAVYKRVKTVLSKKRKIDSDELVPAFEFLNQYKNDNDNVQKLLNWIKLKKWDFLSEREKEGFKKGGN, from the coding sequence ATGAATAAGAAAGAATTACAGGATTTAATCAATGAAATGGATGGAGAGGACACTATTTATAATGAAGAGGATGGAACCTACACAAATGAGGGAGCTCCTTCTTGGAATGCCTATGAAAAGGTTAGGGAATTGACAGACACAACCTATATCTCTTATCTCATTGACATGTTGAAAACAAGCAAAAAAGAATCGCTCAAAAGTAATATTTATTTTGCTTTAGGAAAAATTGGAGCAAATACAGGTGATAAACGTGTAGTAGATATTCTTTTAAAACAGATTGATAAGGAAACAAATAAACATACGTTAGAAAGCATACTCATGAGTATTGAAGAACAAGCGGTTATACCAGACGCTTCTTCCATTATTAAGTGTTTAGAAGATGACAGATGGGTGGTAAGACATTCGGCGATTTCAGCACTTGGAAGATGTAAAAGTTCAGACGTAGAAGACGCTCTTATAGAAGTGATTACAAAATCGCAAGATGAATATGATCTTTATTATGCACTTGGTTCTCTTAGTAAAATTGGGTCTGCAAAATCCATTCCATATATCCTCCCATTATTCACGAATACAAAAGGAGAAGTAAGACGTTCTGCTGTCTCTGCACTCGATAGTTTAGGAGGGGCAGCATACCTTCCACTATATATAGAGGCTTTAGGCGACCGTTCCCCTCATGTAAAAAGCTATGCTCTGTTAGCAATTAAAAATCATGGTGATAAAACGGCTATAGATGCTGTTTATAAACGAGTAAAAACAGTTTTAAGTAAAAAGCGAAAGATAGATAGTGATGAGCTAGTGCCAGCTTTTGAATTCCTAAATCAGTACAAAAATGATAATGATAACGTTCAAAAATTATTAAATTGGATTAAATTAAAAAAGTGGGATTTTCTTTCAGAGAGGGAAAAGGAAGGTTTTAAGAAGGGAGGTAATTAA
- a CDS encoding gluconate:H+ symporter, producing the protein MPILIVAFGVLILLFLIMKMKLNTFVSLVIVSFLVAVGLGMELTEIVKTIEAGIGSQLGHLALVFGLGAMLGRLVSDVGGGHRIAITLINKFGKKRIQLAVVVASFIIGIALFFEVGLVLLIPIIYAIAKEVKLPFLYLGIPMAAALNVTHGFLPPHPAPTAITAAYGADIGQVLLLGTLIAIPTTIVAGPLFNKFAMKVLPNAYNKSGNLAALGPQKEFALEDTPGFGISVLTSLFPVIFMGLATIFSLLMPGESTVKEVVELIGAPGTAMLLSLLIAIYTMGYARKIPMKEIGSTLSESIAQIAMMLLIIGGGGAFKQVLVDGGVGDYVATLFSETNMSPILVAWMIAAILRLCLGSATVAALTTAGLVTPLLTLSTVNPALVVLATGAGSVIFCHVNDAGFWMVKEYFGLSMKETFQTWSVLTTVISVTGLLCVLLLGVII; encoded by the coding sequence ATGCCTATTTTAATTGTTGCTTTTGGTGTCCTTATTTTATTATTCCTTATTATGAAAATGAAGCTAAACACTTTTGTATCCCTGGTGATTGTCTCGTTTTTAGTTGCTGTTGGGCTTGGAATGGAATTAACGGAAATTGTAAAGACAATAGAAGCTGGTATTGGCAGCCAATTGGGGCATTTAGCTTTGGTTTTTGGACTTGGCGCAATGCTTGGAAGATTAGTATCTGATGTAGGTGGTGGACATAGAATTGCCATTACCCTTATTAATAAATTCGGCAAGAAGCGAATACAGCTGGCTGTTGTTGTTGCTTCCTTTATTATCGGGATTGCTTTATTTTTTGAAGTTGGACTCGTACTATTAATTCCAATTATTTATGCAATAGCGAAGGAAGTAAAATTGCCTTTTCTATATTTAGGAATCCCAATGGCAGCGGCATTAAACGTAACACACGGCTTCTTGCCTCCACATCCAGCACCAACTGCGATTACAGCTGCTTATGGTGCAGACATTGGTCAAGTATTATTATTAGGTACACTTATTGCAATTCCGACAACGATTGTCGCAGGGCCGCTATTTAATAAGTTCGCAATGAAGGTATTGCCAAATGCTTATAATAAGAGCGGCAACTTAGCTGCATTAGGTCCTCAAAAAGAATTTGCATTAGAGGACACACCTGGTTTTGGCATCAGTGTATTAACATCACTATTTCCTGTTATATTTATGGGGCTTGCAACGATATTCTCCTTGCTAATGCCTGGGGAATCTACAGTGAAGGAAGTTGTTGAATTAATTGGTGCACCTGGTACAGCCATGCTGTTATCGCTTTTAATCGCCATTTATACGATGGGATATGCAAGAAAGATTCCAATGAAAGAGATTGGCAGTACACTTTCTGAATCTATTGCACAGATTGCCATGATGCTGTTAATCATCGGAGGCGGCGGTGCCTTTAAACAAGTCCTTGTAGACGGCGGTGTCGGTGATTATGTGGCAACATTATTCAGCGAAACAAATATGTCCCCTATTTTAGTTGCCTGGATGATTGCTGCAATTTTACGTCTTTGCTTAGGATCTGCAACAGTGGCTGCACTGACAACAGCAGGGCTCGTCACCCCTTTACTGACGTTAAGCACGGTAAACCCAGCGCTTGTCGTTTTAGCAACAGGAGCAGGCAGTGTCATATTCTGTCATGTTAATGATGCAGGATTTTGGATGGTAAAAGAGTATTTTGGTTTAAGCATGAAGGAAACATTTCAGACATGGAGTGTGCTGACAACCGTGATTTCTGTCACAGGGCTTTTGTGTGTGTTGCTGTTGGGTGTGATTATTTAA
- a CDS encoding DUF6434 domain-containing protein: MRPDLTKDISVESFKDFYWLKEELQSFCRENGISALGSKIEITNRIEIFLRTGEIKKPQRKSNTNKKLPPQENLSLDTVITENHRCSQNVRKFFKSVVPKFHFSTFIQNFIKNNVGKTYRDVVKAWNEEEERLKDPSYKKIIAPQFEYNQFIRDFFADPKNQGVSREKAIKAWNETKKQPGNNKYLITK; this comes from the coding sequence ATGCGACCTGATTTAACGAAAGATATAAGTGTAGAAAGTTTTAAAGATTTCTATTGGTTAAAGGAAGAATTACAGTCTTTTTGTAGAGAAAACGGTATCAGTGCTTTAGGTTCTAAAATAGAGATTACCAATAGGATTGAAATATTTCTTCGGACAGGGGAAATAAAAAAACCTCAAAGAAAATCAAATACGAATAAGAAGCTTCCACCTCAAGAAAACTTAAGCTTGGATACAGTCATCACCGAAAACCATCGTTGTAGTCAAAATGTAAGAAAATTTTTTAAGTCAGTTGTCCCAAAATTTCACTTTTCCACCTTTATACAAAACTTTATTAAAAACAATGTAGGAAAAACATATCGTGATGTTGTAAAAGCCTGGAATGAGGAAGAAGAACGATTGAAAGATCCTTCCTATAAGAAAATCATAGCACCTCAATTTGAATATAATCAATTCATTCGTGATTTTTTTGCTGATCCCAAGAACCAAGGTGTAAGTCGTGAAAAAGCGATTAAAGCCTGGAATGAAACCAAGAAACAGCCGGGTAACAATAAATATTTAATTACTAAATAG
- a CDS encoding helix-turn-helix domain-containing protein: MAIVINIDVMLAKRKMSVTELSEQVGITMANLSILKNGKAKAVRLATLDAICKALNCQPGDILEYRQDDN, from the coding sequence ATGGCAATTGTAATTAATATAGATGTGATGCTAGCAAAACGAAAAATGAGTGTGACAGAGCTTTCGGAGCAGGTCGGTATCACTATGGCAAACCTCTCCATTCTAAAAAACGGGAAAGCTAAAGCGGTGCGGTTAGCTACATTGGATGCGATTTGCAAGGCATTAAATTGCCAGCCTGGCGACATTTTAGAGTACCGTCAAGATGATAATTAA
- a CDS encoding MFS transporter: MKWKNPLLLLCGIGISNIGAWVYLIALNLIILDMTRSPLSISLLYMLLPIATLFTNLWSGSFIDRFNKRNLMIFLDLFRAIFIFTLPFFESLFLIYIVVFIINIANTILMIKTTMVYMTKLIPKTNRQRFNALRNFINSCGFILGPSIAGFLFIIGTPNLAILLNSFALILSAIVILLLPNVEIKKGDILLQKINIALILNDWKSVFQFSKTNVYVTLIYVLFSLVTVFMTALDSLEAAFATEVLSLSDSTYGFLVSIAGVGIIAGSLVNTLFANKLKLNVLIGLGAFFTPIGYIIFAFSTDFIWASIGFFTLTFFLSFANIGFLTFYQNNVPVEIMGRFSSILGILEAGLIILLTMTFGLSAEQFDIRPIYILGSVAFLVLGLIIIIFVSTKSKRNYHEQVLE, translated from the coding sequence ATGAAATGGAAAAATCCCCTTTTACTTTTATGTGGAATTGGAATTTCAAATATAGGTGCATGGGTTTACTTAATTGCATTAAATTTAATTATATTAGATATGACGAGGTCACCGTTATCCATTTCCTTACTATATATGCTACTGCCTATCGCCACCTTGTTTACAAATCTCTGGTCGGGAAGTTTTATTGATCGATTTAATAAAAGAAACCTCATGATTTTTCTTGACTTATTTAGAGCAATATTTATCTTTACATTGCCTTTTTTTGAGTCTCTTTTTCTAATTTACATAGTAGTTTTTATCATTAATATAGCTAACACTATATTAATGATAAAAACTACTATGGTTTACATGACAAAGTTAATTCCAAAAACAAATAGGCAAAGATTTAATGCCTTAAGAAACTTCATTAATTCATGTGGATTTATACTCGGACCTTCCATAGCAGGATTTCTTTTTATTATTGGTACTCCAAATCTAGCTATTCTGCTGAATTCTTTTGCGTTAATCTTATCAGCGATAGTCATACTGCTACTTCCAAATGTAGAAATAAAGAAGGGAGATATACTTTTACAAAAGATCAATATTGCATTAATCTTAAACGATTGGAAAAGCGTATTTCAATTTAGTAAAACTAATGTCTATGTGACTCTCATTTATGTTCTATTTAGTTTAGTTACAGTGTTTATGACTGCCTTAGATTCTTTAGAAGCAGCTTTTGCTACAGAAGTACTATCATTATCTGATAGTACCTATGGATTTCTAGTCAGTATTGCAGGAGTTGGAATCATTGCTGGTTCACTTGTTAATACTTTATTCGCAAACAAATTAAAACTAAATGTTCTAATTGGACTTGGTGCATTCTTCACACCTATTGGCTACATAATCTTTGCCTTTTCAACTGATTTTATATGGGCATCTATCGGATTCTTCACTTTAACTTTTTTCTTGTCATTCGCAAACATAGGGTTCTTAACTTTCTATCAAAACAATGTCCCTGTAGAGATTATGGGAAGGTTCTCCAGTATTTTAGGAATTCTGGAAGCTGGTTTAATTATATTATTGACAATGACATTCGGTTTATCTGCTGAGCAGTTTGACATTCGTCCCATTTATATCCTTGGATCGGTAGCTTTCTTAGTATTAGGGTTAATAATCATTATTTTTGTAAGTACTAAGTCTAAAAGAAATTATCATGAACAGGTGCTGGAATAA
- a CDS encoding SDR family NAD(P)-dependent oxidoreductase: MKLINKVVIITGGGTGVGRATAVKLAAEGVKVVINYNQSENEALKAVNEIKQNGGIAIAYKANVAKEKEVKELVYQTVQTFGSVDGLINNASITAQIAMDDLDTVTDEIWDSLFSVNVKGMFYCIKAVVPYMKKQQSGVIVNIGSVAGITGIGSSIPYAATKSAIHTMTRSLAIALAPSIRVNSISPGAVETRWWAGNEKKMYQLAGKLPLQRISTPDDIAEAIIFQLTQESITGQVFTIDNGQTL; the protein is encoded by the coding sequence ATGAAATTAATAAATAAAGTAGTAATCATTACTGGTGGTGGCACTGGAGTAGGAAGAGCTACAGCTGTAAAACTAGCAGCTGAAGGTGTAAAAGTGGTGATAAATTACAACCAATCTGAAAATGAAGCTCTTAAAGCTGTCAATGAGATAAAACAAAATGGAGGGATAGCTATTGCTTATAAAGCAAATGTAGCAAAAGAAAAGGAAGTAAAGGAATTAGTATATCAAACTGTTCAAACTTTTGGATCTGTCGATGGCTTAATAAACAACGCTAGTATTACAGCTCAAATAGCTATGGATGACTTAGATACTGTAACAGATGAAATATGGGATTCTCTTTTCAGTGTAAATGTGAAGGGAATGTTCTATTGCATAAAGGCTGTTGTTCCTTATATGAAAAAACAACAATCTGGAGTAATAGTAAATATAGGAAGTGTAGCAGGAATTACTGGTATAGGTTCATCCATCCCATATGCAGCAACAAAATCTGCTATACACACAATGACAAGGTCATTGGCTATCGCATTGGCACCTTCAATAAGAGTTAATAGTATTTCTCCTGGAGCTGTAGAAACAAGGTGGTGGGCTGGTAATGAAAAGAAAATGTATCAACTTGCAGGTAAATTGCCACTTCAAAGGATTTCCACACCAGATGATATAGCAGAAGCTATAATTTTTCAACTAACTCAAGAGTCTATAACGGGGCAAGTATTTACTATAGATAATGGTCAAACCCTCTAA
- a CDS encoding SDR family oxidoreductase — MFRLDGKVAAITGATRGIGKQMALALAEAGATLALLQRNTEDDSVQKEIEAIGKKAVIVPCDLENQAQVKRAIPTVVELLGSIDILVNNAGIQRRSPSISFTEDDWDDVINVNLKTVWLLCQEAGKYMVPQRQGKIINMASLLSFQGGLTVPAYAAAKGGVAQLTKALANEWAKENVNVNAIVPGYIATDMNEALVADESRNKQILERIPAGRWGTAEDFSGTIVFLASEASNYIHGHLLAVDGGWLGR; from the coding sequence ATGTTTCGATTAGATGGAAAAGTCGCTGCAATAACAGGTGCGACAAGAGGCATAGGAAAACAAATGGCACTAGCTTTAGCGGAAGCTGGAGCAACACTTGCGTTGCTCCAAAGGAATACGGAGGATGACAGCGTTCAAAAGGAAATTGAAGCAATTGGCAAAAAGGCGGTTATCGTGCCCTGCGATTTAGAAAATCAAGCTCAAGTAAAGCGGGCCATACCAACAGTTGTAGAGCTGCTAGGCAGCATTGATATTCTTGTTAATAATGCAGGCATTCAACGTCGTTCCCCTTCAATATCGTTTACTGAAGATGACTGGGATGATGTCATCAATGTGAATCTGAAAACTGTTTGGCTGCTATGTCAGGAAGCAGGTAAATATATGGTTCCGCAAAGACAAGGAAAAATCATTAATATGGCATCCCTTCTATCCTTTCAAGGAGGATTAACTGTTCCTGCCTATGCTGCTGCTAAAGGCGGAGTGGCTCAGCTGACTAAAGCATTAGCTAATGAGTGGGCAAAGGAAAATGTTAATGTTAATGCGATTGTACCTGGCTATATTGCTACAGATATGAATGAAGCGTTAGTTGCAGATGAATCACGCAATAAACAAATTCTTGAACGCATACCTGCTGGCCGCTGGGGAACTGCAGAAGATTTCAGCGGAACAATTGTATTTTTGGCATCAGAGGCTTCCAATTATATACATGGGCATTTATTGGCAGTAGATGGAGGCTGGTTGGGCCGTTGA
- a CDS encoding collagen-like protein, producing MYQNINYDRQFLNFLFPQSPGPSGQPGFGGPGFGGPSGLPPLQPSQAPTAPPPPFIPQQAAASPFAVDPGAIRLCLFRNTFIWLSNGTGFWFYPVFVGPRSVAGFRWTGRGWVIFGIDTRRIISFTCY from the coding sequence ATGTATCAAAATATAAATTATGATCGACAATTTCTGAATTTTCTATTTCCACAATCTCCAGGCCCATCAGGTCAACCTGGTTTTGGAGGACCTGGTTTTGGAGGACCATCAGGTCTACCACCATTACAACCTTCACAAGCTCCAACAGCTCCTCCTCCACCATTTATTCCTCAACAAGCAGCTGCTTCACCATTCGCTGTGGATCCTGGAGCAATAAGATTATGCCTGTTTCGTAATACTTTTATTTGGCTAAGTAATGGTACAGGATTTTGGTTTTATCCAGTATTCGTAGGCCCAAGATCTGTGGCTGGTTTCAGATGGACTGGTAGGGGTTGGGTGATTTTTGGTATTGACACAAGAAGAATTATTTCATTTACATGCTACTAA
- a CDS encoding YjcZ family sporulation protein yields MYANVNAPPTVGANVPPQPTTSPAFVQSFPTYTAPAYSYACPTYQNNNFVLIVVLFILLIIVGACLC; encoded by the coding sequence ATGTATGCAAATGTGAACGCGCCTCCAACAGTCGGTGCGAATGTACCGCCTCAGCCCACTACGTCTCCTGCTTTTGTTCAATCATTCCCTACCTATACAGCACCAGCTTACAGTTATGCATGTCCGACATATCAAAATAATAATTTTGTCTTAATTGTCGTGTTATTTATTCTATTAATCATTGTTGGAGCATGTCTCTGTTAA
- a CDS encoding DUF2975 domain-containing protein, with translation MKRGSTSFLKLAVFLLGIPILALGIFGLTWLPTHAANPDYAEVLYPIVTIMYASAAPYFYALYQAYRLLNYIDKNNAFSEDSVNALKWIKLSAMVISCLYVFMLPFVFFVAQLDDAPGLVLIGMVPVFASIVIAVFAAVLQKLLKDAIELKDENEHTI, from the coding sequence ATGAAACGAGGGTCTACGTCCTTTTTAAAATTAGCTGTTTTTCTGTTAGGAATTCCGATTTTAGCTTTAGGGATTTTTGGTTTAACTTGGTTACCCACACATGCTGCAAATCCAGATTATGCGGAAGTTTTATATCCCATTGTTACGATCATGTATGCATCAGCTGCCCCTTATTTCTATGCGTTGTATCAGGCTTACCGACTTTTAAACTATATTGATAAGAACAACGCATTCTCAGAAGACTCAGTGAATGCGTTAAAGTGGATAAAACTAAGTGCAATGGTCATTAGCTGCTTATATGTATTTATGCTTCCATTTGTTTTTTTTGTAGCACAGCTAGACGATGCTCCAGGATTAGTTCTTATTGGCATGGTTCCTGTTTTTGCTTCCATCGTTATTGCGGTGTTTGCTGCTGTCCTTCAAAAGCTTCTGAAGGACGCAATTGAACTAAAAGACGAAAATGAGCATACGATATGA